The proteins below come from a single Eucalyptus grandis isolate ANBG69807.140 chromosome 3, ASM1654582v1, whole genome shotgun sequence genomic window:
- the LOC104437665 gene encoding LOW QUALITY PROTEIN: glycosyltransferase BC10 (The sequence of the model RefSeq protein was modified relative to this genomic sequence to represent the inferred CDS: inserted 1 base in 1 codon), giving the protein MLSPNPLPLFCALLLCLPLVIVFTINNGPAATTSSSAADGGGGGDPLSIPATHLPNARFDIKANLEARILESRIPTDELPIIANAKNPASNPPPPPPPPPTPPAFSYDDAEDEALFRVASRVSSNPTRPKKLAFMFLTTTGLPFAPLWEAYFRTAPEDLYNIYVHADPTRKPGPRFSGVFAGRVIPSKPSRRHTPTLIAAARRLLSRALLHDRGNAMFALLSPSCVPLRSFNFTHRTLARSGKSFIEILRXEPGRYDRWAARGPDAMLPEVTLEDFRIGSQFWALTRRHARAAAADTRLWSKFRLPCVPRAPCYPEEHYFPTLLSMRDPRGYVPCTLTHVDWRGRSDGHPRTYRAGEVGAELIRRLRNERPRYGDGGANGTDLLAHRRHDPFLFARKFDPGAAGALMGIAEDVLFKD; this is encoded by the exons ATGTTGTCCCCGAACCCGCTCCCTCTCTTCTGTGCCCTGCTTCTCTGCTTGCCCCTGGTCATTGTCTTCACCATCAACAACGGCCCCGCCGCCACGACCTCCTCCTCCGctgcggacggcggcggcggcggcgaccccTTGTCCATACCCGCAACCCATTTGCCGAATGCCCGGTTCGACATCAAGGCCAACCTCGAAGCCAGGATCTTAGAATCAAGAATCCCGACGGATGAACTGCCCATAATCGCAAACGCCAAGAACCCCGCCTCtaacccgccgccgccgccgccgccgccgccaacgcCGCCGGCGTTCAGTTACGACGATGCGGAGGACGAGGCGCTCTTCCGGGTGGCGTCCCGGGTCAGCTCGAATCCCACGCGGCCCAAGAAGCTGGCCTTCATGTTCCTGACCACAACGGGCCTCCCCTTCGCCCCGCTGTGGGAGGCCTACTTCCGCACCGCCCCGGAAGACCTCTACAACATCTACGTCCACGCCGACCCGACCCGGAAGCCCGGCCCGCGCTTCTCCGGCGTGTTCGCCGGTCGCGTCATCCCGTCCAAGCCGTCCCGCCGCCACACCCCGACGCTCATCGCGGCGGCGCGCCGGCTGCTCTCCCGCGCGCTCCTCCACGACCGGGGCAACGCCATGTTCGCCCTCCTCTCCCCGTCCTGCGTCCCCCTCCGCTCCTTCAACTTCACCCACCGGACCCTGGCCCGATCGGGGAAGAGCTTCATCGAGATCCTCA ACGAGCCGGGGCGGTACGACCGGTGGGCGGCGCGCGGGCCCGACGCGATGCTCCCGGAGGTGACCCTCGAGGACTTCCGGATCGGGTCCCAGTTCTGGGCGCTGACGCGGCGGCACGCccgcgcggcggcggcggacacGCGCCTCTGGTCCAAGTTCCGGCTCCCCTGCGTGCCGCGCGCCCCGTGCTACCCGGAGGAGCACTACTTCCCGACGCTCCTCAGCATGCGGGACCCGCGCGGGTACGTGCCATGCACCCTGACCCACGTGGACTGGAGGGGCCGGAGCGACGGGCACCCCCGGACGTACCGGGCGGGCGAGGTGGGCGCCGAGCTGATCCGCCGGCTGAGGAACGAGCGGCCCCGGTACGGCGACGGCGGGGCCAACGGGACGGACCTGCTGGCGCACCGGAGGCACGACCCGTTCCTCTTCGCGAGGAAGTTCGATCCCGGCGCGGCGGGAGCGCTGATGGGCATCGCGGAGGACGTGCTCTTCAAAGACTAG